A portion of the Tenacibaculum todarodis genome contains these proteins:
- a CDS encoding type I restriction-modification system subunit M: protein MSEEQKKLLEKQLWAIANLLRGKMDADDYRNYILGFIFFKYLSEKLHIYANKILAPDNLTYEQLDENSDNGKVYVEAVKKACIKELGYFLKPSELFTSIAQKGNNLSVIVTNDNDEATQFFIIEDLERILTNIEQSTMGTESEDDFVKLFEDLDLTSGKLGRTVKAQNETIAKIITHLDAIDFQLEDTESDLLGDAYEYLIGEFASRAGKKAGEFYTPQEVSTILAKIVTTRKKRLKSVYDPTCGSGSLLLRVAKEVDDVGMFYGQELNRTTYNLARMNMILHGVNYREFDIKQEDTLEEPQHMAIDLKAEAIVANPPFSAKWSAKGIFSTDDRFSQYGKLAPKTKADFAFVQHMIHHLDENGIMATVLPHGVLFRGSSEAHIRRYLIEDRNYIDAVIGLPANIFFGTGIPTCILVIKKCREVNEDVLFIDASNHFEKQGKDNKLLPSHIDDIVDTYTNREVIDKYSYRATLQEIADNDYNLNIPRYVDTFEEEESIDVNAVAEEIKALDIEIAETDIRIALHCNELNIKTPF, encoded by the coding sequence ATGTCAGAAGAACAAAAAAAACTATTAGAGAAACAACTATGGGCTATTGCCAACCTTTTACGTGGCAAAATGGATGCAGACGATTACAGAAACTACATCTTGGGCTTTATCTTCTTTAAATACCTTTCAGAAAAATTACATATCTACGCTAATAAAATATTAGCACCAGACAATTTAACGTATGAGCAGTTAGATGAAAATTCAGATAATGGCAAAGTATATGTAGAAGCTGTTAAAAAAGCCTGTATAAAAGAATTAGGCTACTTTTTAAAGCCAAGTGAACTATTTACTTCTATTGCTCAAAAAGGAAACAATCTTTCAGTAATAGTTACCAATGATAATGATGAAGCTACTCAATTTTTTATAATTGAAGATTTAGAGCGTATTCTTACCAACATTGAACAAAGTACAATGGGAACAGAATCAGAAGATGATTTTGTAAAACTCTTTGAAGATTTAGATTTAACTTCTGGTAAGTTAGGTAGAACTGTAAAAGCTCAAAATGAAACCATTGCAAAAATAATCACTCATTTAGATGCAATAGATTTTCAATTAGAAGATACTGAAAGCGATTTATTGGGTGATGCTTATGAATATTTAATAGGCGAATTTGCATCAAGGGCAGGTAAAAAAGCAGGAGAATTTTATACACCTCAAGAAGTATCTACCATATTAGCAAAAATTGTTACTACTCGTAAAAAACGATTAAAATCAGTATATGATCCAACGTGTGGGAGTGGCTCGCTACTGTTACGTGTAGCCAAAGAAGTTGATGATGTAGGGATGTTCTACGGTCAAGAATTAAATCGTACTACGTATAACTTGGCACGTATGAATATGATACTACACGGTGTAAATTATCGTGAGTTTGATATAAAACAAGAAGATACTTTAGAAGAGCCTCAACATATGGCTATCGACTTAAAAGCAGAGGCTATTGTAGCAAATCCACCATTTTCTGCTAAATGGAGTGCTAAAGGTATTTTTAGTACAGATGATAGGTTTAGTCAGTATGGAAAGTTAGCACCTAAAACAAAAGCAGATTTCGCCTTTGTTCAACATATGATTCATCATTTAGATGAAAACGGTATTATGGCAACGGTATTACCTCACGGTGTATTATTTAGAGGAAGTTCAGAAGCTCATATAAGACGTTATTTAATAGAAGATAGAAACTATATAGATGCTGTTATTGGCTTACCTGCAAATATCTTTTTTGGTACAGGTATTCCAACGTGTATTTTAGTAATAAAAAAATGTAGAGAGGTTAATGAAGATGTATTATTTATTGATGCTTCAAACCATTTTGAAAAGCAAGGTAAAGACAATAAATTATTACCAAGCCATATTGATGATATTGTAGATACATATACTAATAGAGAGGTCATAGACAAATATAGTTATAGAGCTACTTTACAAGAAATAGCAGATAATGATTATAACCTTAATATACCTCGTTATGTAGATACTTTTGAAGAGGAAGAATCAATTGATGTTAATGCAGTTGCAGAAGAAATAAAAGCATTAGATATAGAAATTGCAGAAACAGATATACGTATTGCATTGCATTGTAATGAGTTAAATATTAAAACACCTTTTTAA